From a single Prosthecobacter algae genomic region:
- a CDS encoding uracil-DNA glycosylase, with the protein MPQPVAAGLLKQYLEQRQVAGQTHVGLRPGVLDKMTGRSARPAVAPQRAPEGRRVAESFSEERAAPASLLREAFVAPAVASAPVQPPARVAAKASATAPALIEVPGATKAEKLAALAQIAEQSPEARALGTLRETMVFAVGSPDAEIMFIGEAPGSEEERQQEPFVGPAGQKLTGIIKAMGLDRSEVYISNICKFRPAMENQGWSNRPPTPVEMQTCLPYIYTEIAIIQPKILVALGKTAAEGLGLSGPVSKLRGQFYQVQGLPTMVTFHPSYILREEKMADGGRVAKRQVWEDMLQVMEKTGLPISEKQRAYFKK; encoded by the coding sequence ATGCCTCAGCCAGTCGCCGCCGGACTTCTCAAACAATACCTGGAACAGCGCCAGGTGGCCGGGCAGACCCATGTGGGCCTGCGCCCAGGCGTGCTGGACAAAATGACGGGCCGCAGTGCCCGCCCAGCGGTGGCTCCTCAACGCGCACCTGAAGGGAGACGGGTGGCGGAATCTTTCTCTGAGGAGCGGGCGGCTCCAGCGTCCTTGCTACGCGAAGCCTTCGTGGCTCCTGCGGTGGCATCGGCTCCGGTGCAGCCTCCGGCCCGGGTGGCGGCGAAGGCATCTGCGACAGCGCCTGCTTTGATCGAAGTCCCCGGTGCGACCAAGGCTGAAAAGCTGGCGGCTCTGGCCCAGATCGCCGAGCAGTCGCCTGAGGCGCGTGCTCTGGGCACCCTGCGCGAGACGATGGTCTTTGCTGTGGGCAGTCCTGATGCGGAAATCATGTTCATCGGTGAAGCGCCGGGCTCTGAAGAGGAGCGCCAGCAGGAACCCTTTGTGGGGCCCGCCGGGCAAAAGCTCACGGGCATCATCAAGGCGATGGGGCTGGACCGCAGCGAGGTGTACATCAGCAACATCTGCAAATTTCGCCCGGCCATGGAAAATCAGGGCTGGTCCAACCGCCCGCCGACGCCTGTGGAAATGCAGACCTGCCTGCCCTACATCTACACGGAGATCGCCATCATCCAGCCCAAGATCCTGGTGGCACTGGGCAAAACTGCGGCTGAGGGCCTGGGCCTGAGCGGGCCGGTGAGCAAGCTGCGTGGCCAGTTTTATCAAGTGCAGGGCTTGCCGACGATGGTGACCTTTCACCCCAGCTACATCCTGCGGGAAGAAAAGATGGCCGATGGTGGTCGCGTGGCCAAACGCCAGGTGTGGGAAGACATGCTGCAGGTGATGGAGAAAACCGGGCTGCCCATCAGCGAGAAACAGCGTGCCTATTTTAAAAAGTAG
- a CDS encoding DUF7133 domain-containing protein, whose translation MLRTALLALFAIALVTATHAAETKPLKALLIAGGCCHDYAKQHEILSKGIQSRANVQVDVVWTDDKSTNPPLPLYDNPDWAKGYDIIIHDECAAGLKDIGTIKRILDVHKTIPAVHLHCAMHSFRPGNDSWYKHLGIQSNSHGPQEPIAITYVDKDHPITKPLADWTTIKEELYNNVNIFDAHPLAMGKQTVKQKDGTTKDVEYIVAWTNEKQGARSLSTTIGHNNDTVADSRYLDLLTRGLLWACDKLTPDYQTAFKGENKVTFVKGNPEPPKAQPKPAAATPPPAAKDATLVTVTASSEESGKNNFTWRAVDGDEATRWCANSGEYPQWFQLEFEKPQSLTGITTTWENNGVYRYKIEASTDGKAWNVLADASTNTKGAPYTNDFAKTDNLKFVKIHVLGKNGGGWASIREVKLKGDGIKSLASKMNAQQQATAAKVVKEESDPYKNEGNIAPSIVKLTAAQEAEILKDVKVAEGFEATLFANSAAANYPVYVAAAPDGTLYVSSDGNGSLGRQPKRGRIIRLRDLDGDGKADETKVFCEVDSPRGLVWDHDRLYLVHPPHLSEFIDADGDGVAEKQNILVKDIAFGFKDRPADHTTNGLSLGIDGWLYIAGGDFGFMKATGYDGKTLQHRGGGVIRVRPDGTGLEIYSTGTRNILEVAISPLMDIFARDNTNDGGGWNVRFHHFTGLDDHGYPRLYKNFNDECIQPLADYGGGSGCGAVYIDEPGFGEAWNNAPFTADWGTGAIYKHSVKPKGATFEETAKPEPFIKMTRPTDADVDGFSRVYASSWKGATFNWVGPDVGYIVQVKPKGFKPEPMPNFAKLGDKELVLMLDLSKPESYRRRIEAQRELLRRGSKMSEVYQQQFADKRTPERNLIDQIRGMVPATEESEIESYVNHQDPVVAHTAIRALAARNKPAEIIFALSTVLSHQQDDNTYSWAEGIFKALAQIHSPVVVEALIDGLNAQINSRMRQGILAALCRLHFHEGEWKGDSWGTRPDTRGPYYQPEPWSETPKIAEALKTALAKASPEEAAFLVKEMNRNRIQSNVALQRILTLAKQDPKVIPDAVAQLAVAETIPADAIPMLVKVLAEAAQAPGHTTATLSQAIIALTKTDSADGVSATLAVLSPMQKMPEYFKDFEAASAAFFASPKLENHHLLIEQIAEKLDGPTSRYADAALLNLAARTTGSPESRELSQKALDHGWQEAKRRAQILDAISAIKHMASAPKVLAATDDPDPKVKDAANRAMKAMRLTKVEDKTPKLATLKPEEVIAIVLKTKGDLALGEQIFTRATCIACHTTKESEAQKGPYLGNIAQTYKRPELAQNILDPNKTIAQGFASELITMKDGAQQMGFITLEGASEVKLRNIAAQEFTFKTTDIKERQKLPMSMMPPGLMMNFTVREFASLLDYLEALAKK comes from the coding sequence ATGCTCCGCACCGCCCTTCTTGCCCTGTTTGCCATCGCCCTGGTCACTGCCACCCACGCGGCAGAGACCAAGCCCCTCAAGGCCCTCCTCATCGCCGGTGGCTGCTGCCACGACTACGCCAAGCAGCACGAGATCCTCAGCAAAGGCATCCAGTCCCGCGCCAATGTGCAGGTGGACGTGGTGTGGACCGATGACAAATCCACCAATCCGCCCCTGCCTCTCTACGACAATCCCGACTGGGCCAAGGGCTACGACATCATCATCCACGACGAATGCGCCGCCGGCCTGAAGGACATCGGTACCATCAAGCGCATCCTGGATGTTCATAAAACCATCCCCGCCGTGCATCTGCATTGTGCCATGCACAGCTTCCGCCCCGGCAATGACTCCTGGTACAAGCACCTGGGCATTCAGTCGAATTCCCACGGCCCGCAGGAGCCCATCGCCATTACCTATGTAGACAAGGACCACCCCATCACCAAGCCCCTGGCTGACTGGACCACGATCAAGGAAGAGCTCTACAACAACGTCAACATCTTCGATGCCCATCCCCTGGCCATGGGTAAGCAGACCGTCAAGCAGAAGGACGGCACCACCAAGGACGTCGAATACATCGTCGCCTGGACCAACGAAAAGCAGGGAGCTCGTAGCCTCAGCACCACCATCGGGCACAACAACGACACTGTCGCCGACTCCCGTTACCTCGATCTCCTCACACGCGGCCTCCTCTGGGCCTGCGACAAGCTGACCCCTGATTACCAGACCGCCTTCAAAGGCGAAAACAAGGTCACCTTTGTCAAAGGCAACCCCGAGCCGCCCAAGGCTCAGCCCAAACCCGCCGCTGCCACACCACCGCCCGCAGCCAAGGACGCCACACTCGTCACGGTCACCGCCAGCAGCGAAGAAAGCGGCAAGAACAACTTCACCTGGCGCGCCGTGGATGGCGATGAAGCCACCCGCTGGTGCGCCAACAGCGGTGAATATCCTCAGTGGTTTCAGCTCGAGTTTGAAAAACCCCAATCCCTCACCGGCATAACCACCACCTGGGAAAACAACGGCGTCTATCGCTACAAGATCGAAGCCTCCACCGATGGCAAAGCCTGGAACGTCCTCGCCGATGCCTCCACGAACACCAAAGGTGCTCCATACACCAACGACTTTGCCAAAACGGATAACCTGAAGTTCGTCAAAATCCACGTGCTTGGCAAAAACGGCGGCGGCTGGGCCAGCATCCGCGAAGTGAAGCTCAAAGGCGACGGCATCAAATCCCTCGCATCCAAGATGAACGCCCAGCAGCAGGCCACAGCAGCGAAGGTGGTGAAAGAAGAGTCCGACCCCTACAAAAACGAAGGCAACATCGCCCCTTCCATCGTCAAGCTCACCGCTGCTCAGGAGGCTGAAATCCTCAAGGACGTCAAAGTGGCCGAAGGTTTTGAAGCGACCCTCTTCGCCAACTCCGCCGCCGCCAACTACCCCGTCTATGTCGCCGCCGCACCCGATGGCACACTCTACGTCAGCAGCGATGGCAACGGCTCCCTGGGCCGCCAGCCCAAGCGGGGCCGCATCATCCGCCTGCGCGATCTCGATGGCGATGGCAAGGCCGATGAAACCAAGGTCTTCTGCGAAGTGGACAGTCCTCGCGGCCTCGTTTGGGATCACGACCGCCTCTATCTGGTGCACCCGCCGCACCTCAGCGAATTCATCGATGCCGATGGCGACGGCGTCGCCGAAAAACAAAACATCCTCGTCAAAGACATCGCCTTTGGTTTCAAGGACCGCCCTGCCGACCACACCACCAACGGCCTCAGCCTGGGCATCGATGGCTGGCTCTACATCGCCGGCGGCGACTTCGGATTCATGAAGGCCACGGGCTACGATGGCAAAACGCTGCAGCATCGCGGTGGCGGCGTCATCCGAGTTCGCCCTGACGGCACCGGCCTGGAGATCTACTCCACCGGCACCCGCAACATCCTGGAGGTGGCCATCAGTCCGCTCATGGACATCTTTGCCCGTGACAACACCAACGACGGCGGCGGCTGGAACGTCCGCTTCCACCACTTCACCGGCCTGGACGACCACGGCTACCCCCGCCTCTACAAGAACTTCAACGACGAGTGCATCCAACCCCTCGCCGACTACGGCGGCGGCTCCGGTTGCGGTGCCGTTTACATTGACGAACCCGGCTTCGGCGAAGCCTGGAACAACGCCCCGTTCACCGCCGACTGGGGCACCGGCGCCATTTACAAACATTCAGTTAAACCCAAAGGCGCCACCTTCGAGGAAACCGCCAAGCCCGAGCCCTTCATTAAAATGACCCGCCCCACCGATGCCGACGTGGACGGCTTCAGCCGCGTCTATGCCTCCAGTTGGAAAGGCGCCACCTTCAACTGGGTCGGACCCGATGTGGGGTATATCGTGCAGGTGAAACCAAAGGGCTTCAAACCAGAGCCTATGCCAAATTTCGCCAAGCTTGGAGACAAGGAACTTGTTCTCATGCTCGATCTATCCAAACCAGAGAGTTATCGCCGCCGCATCGAAGCTCAGCGTGAACTGCTTCGCCGCGGAAGCAAGATGAGCGAAGTCTATCAACAACAGTTCGCTGATAAACGAACTCCCGAACGTAACCTGATTGATCAAATTCGAGGAATGGTTCCAGCCACTGAAGAATCTGAAATTGAGAGCTATGTCAATCATCAGGATCCTGTCGTTGCTCACACAGCCATTCGTGCATTGGCGGCCCGCAACAAACCCGCAGAAATCATATTTGCCCTTTCTACGGTGCTGAGCCATCAGCAAGATGATAATACGTATTCTTGGGCAGAAGGTATTTTTAAAGCTCTTGCACAAATTCATTCGCCAGTAGTGGTCGAGGCTCTGATTGATGGTCTCAATGCTCAGATAAATTCGCGTATGCGCCAGGGCATCCTCGCTGCGCTCTGCCGCCTGCATTTCCATGAAGGCGAATGGAAAGGCGACTCCTGGGGCACACGCCCAGACACACGCGGGCCTTATTACCAGCCGGAGCCTTGGAGTGAAACGCCGAAGATCGCCGAAGCCCTCAAGACCGCCCTCGCAAAGGCCAGCCCCGAAGAGGCCGCCTTCTTGGTGAAGGAAATGAACCGCAACCGCATCCAGTCCAACGTTGCCCTCCAGCGCATCCTCACCCTGGCCAAACAAGACCCCAAAGTCATCCCCGATGCCGTCGCCCAGCTCGCCGTTGCCGAGACCATTCCCGCCGATGCCATCCCGATGTTGGTGAAGGTTCTGGCTGAGGCCGCCCAAGCCCCCGGCCATACCACTGCCACCCTCTCCCAGGCCATCATCGCCCTCACCAAAACCGACAGCGCCGATGGCGTTAGCGCCACCCTGGCGGTCCTGTCCCCCATGCAGAAGATGCCAGAGTACTTCAAGGATTTCGAAGCCGCCTCAGCCGCCTTCTTCGCTTCGCCGAAACTGGAAAACCATCACCTGCTCATCGAACAGATCGCCGAGAAACTCGACGGCCCAACTTCCCGTTATGCCGATGCCGCCCTGCTGAACCTCGCCGCACGCACCACCGGCAGCCCTGAGTCCCGCGAGCTTTCCCAAAAAGCCCTCGACCACGGCTGGCAGGAGGCCAAACGCCGCGCCCAGATCCTAGATGCCATCTCCGCCATCAAGCACATGGCCTCCGCGCCGAAAGTGCTCGCTGCCACGGACGATCCAGATCCCAAAGTCAAAGACGCCGCCAACCGCGCCATGAAGGCCATGCGGCTGACCAAGGTGGAAGACAAGACCCCGAAGCTCGCCACCCTGAAGCCCGAAGAAGTCATCGCCATCGTCCTCAAGACCAAGGGTGATCTCGCCCTGGGCGAGCAGATCTTCACACGCGCCACCTGCATCGCCTGCCACACCACCAAGGAATCTGAAGCGCAGAAAGGCCCCTACCTCGGCAACATCGCCCAGACCTACAAGCGCCCGGAACTCGCCCAAAACATCCTGGACCCAAACAAGACCATCGCCCAGGGTTTCGCCAGCGAACTCATCACCATGAAGGACGGCGCTCAGCAGATGGGCTTCATCACGCTAGAGGGAGCCAGCGAAGTGAAGCTGCGCAACATCGCCGCCCAGGAGTTCACGTTCAAAACGACCGACATCAAAGAGCGCCAAAAGCTCCCCATGTCCATGATGCCTCCCGGCCTCATGATGAACTTCACCGTCCGCGAATTCGCTTCCCTTCTCGACTACCTCGAAGCCCTCGCGAAAAAGTAA
- the plsY gene encoding glycerol-3-phosphate 1-O-acyltransferase PlsY, with protein sequence MNPAVAILISAVVGYLSGAMPFGYWAGKLKGMDIRQHGSGNIGATNVIRVLGKGIGIPVFILDALKGWLPVWLAASFLAKQGAATEIVSAGAVVAGLSAVLGHMFTFWLGFKGGKGVATTAGVLLGIAPLAMLGGLVVWLLFFFTTRYVSLASMMAGVGVVATMVAVMARDGRWDAVMLGFGVLIMVLVIVRHRANIGRILAGTEPKAGRKK encoded by the coding sequence ATGAATCCCGCAGTGGCAATTTTGATCTCCGCAGTCGTCGGCTACCTCAGTGGTGCGATGCCGTTTGGCTATTGGGCCGGCAAGTTGAAGGGCATGGACATCCGTCAGCATGGCAGCGGCAACATCGGCGCGACCAATGTGATCCGGGTGCTCGGGAAGGGGATCGGCATTCCGGTGTTCATTCTGGATGCGCTCAAAGGCTGGTTGCCGGTGTGGCTGGCGGCTTCTTTTTTGGCCAAGCAGGGGGCGGCCACGGAGATCGTCTCTGCTGGGGCCGTGGTGGCGGGCCTTTCGGCGGTGCTGGGGCACATGTTTACCTTTTGGCTCGGCTTTAAAGGCGGCAAGGGCGTGGCGACAACGGCGGGGGTGCTCCTGGGCATTGCTCCGCTGGCCATGCTGGGCGGTCTAGTGGTGTGGCTGCTGTTCTTTTTTACCACCCGTTATGTTTCCCTGGCCTCCATGATGGCGGGCGTGGGCGTGGTGGCGACGATGGTGGCGGTGATGGCCCGCGATGGACGATGGGATGCGGTGATGCTGGGTTTTGGCGTGCTGATCATGGTGCTGGTGATTGTCCGGCATCGGGCGAACATTGGTCGCATCCTGGCGGGCACGGAGCCGAAGGCGGGCCGCAAAAAGTGA